In Chelonia mydas isolate rCheMyd1 chromosome 7, rCheMyd1.pri.v2, whole genome shotgun sequence, the sequence CTAGACctggattaaaaaaatcccaccagtTTCCCTTCCGTAGGTTCACAACTTTTGTAGCAATGGAAGAAATTATAACCGTTGCttcaaaattttattaaaataatgtatCTTGCCTAGCGTACAGATATCTCTTAGGATGTTGTACTGCCATCTACCACCAGAGTGTCTGAGCTCCTCCTACACACAAAATGGATTGGTAATAGTGTGGTTTCAAGGGGTGTTGGGCTCGTCTCTCTTTTTGGAACATAAAAACTCTGCTTGGACTAcggccttttgtttgtttggttgacttgtttgtttcaggtcttactggttttgtttttgctttgctgttaataaatgtgatttatttttggatgcgggggggggggggggcgatatCTGCCATCTATGGCAGAGTGTCTTAATTGAATGAGAGAATACTGTATGCAAACTTTATTAAGCACTTCCAAAACCCATTTCATATGCATGAGCAAATTCGGATGTTCAGTGCACAGGGGGCTTGTATgtgaccattttttttaaaactcatccGTAAAAGATTTTGATGGAGCATATCTACCAACTTGCAGTTTAAATTAACTGAAACTCCCCAAACATGATTGTTTAGCTGATTTTGCAGCTGCTTGGAGATTTAAGAATCCTTCCTGTTTCAATTTGTTAAAGCTATAGAAAAACTGGTAGTAGTAAATGCCGGTGCATGAACTACACAACTTTACAAGACTAGTCAATGAGCAAGGAAGCTAAGATGTTTACAGGGTTGAAAATAAAGCAGGCATGTGGTGGTGATTGTGCTACAGAgttgaaattcactcctgtgcaaagATCTTGACCAGTGTTTATGCAACAGTTAAGTTACCCTAAAACCATATTTTGAGAACTTACGTAGGACTTTAGTGCTGCATAGGCTTTGCGCTGGCCCTCATAAGGTAAGCTTTACCCTAAGGGGGCAGTTCTTCAGACTCTGCATAGGAATGCAGAGTTCCTCTATTGAGCTGCCATAAGTAGTATAAGGGCCCCACcgtcaatcaaaccctaaccctgccccttcaccccttgaccccgccccttgaccccttagccccgcccccagctcaagggggccctaCCATCAATCAAACCCGGACCCCGCCCCCTTGACCGGAAGTCCCGCCCCCATCTGGAGTATTACTTCCAGGGTCAAGACTGCCACGTGACCGGAAGCAAGgtatgtcatgtgacccctctaacaactcctcccactgccctctaccaatcaggagaggtttcgcccctgtaggacttcccctcaagaggagatttgaccaatcagggtgaGTTCCGGGGCGGGGTGTCCTCtccggaagtgggtcttgtgacccctctaacaactcctactcccaccctctaccaatcaggatggatTTCGCCCTTGTAGGACTTCCCCCAAGAGGAGCTTTGACTAATCAGGGCGAGTTCCGGGGTAGGGGTGACCCACccggaagtgggtcttgtgacccctctaatGACTCCGCCCCCAACCCTCTACCAATCAAGAGGGGTTTCGCCCCTGTAGGACCtccccaagaggagatttgaccaatcaggatgAGTTCCGGGGTGGGGTGACCCGACCAGAAACGATTCGCGTGTGACCCCTCTAATGACTCCTCCCACCgacctctaccaatcaggccaCCCGGAGACCAGATTTGACCAAAACAGGGCACGTTCGGGGACGGGGTGAACCGCCCAGAAGAGGGGCGtgtgacccctctgccaatcagagtgcagcaccatcaccccataagtcCCAGCGTCGGGCggaagaggctgtcttttaccaagagcgcgtgttttacaaatcgtggaaacatggactccttcaccacccccgtgagaacttcggactttgttttagccccgaGGACTTTTGGACTTGTAtggagaaagcgctacatcagcgaGAGTTCTGAGGAGGACCCTTTGGCCCAGCCGTTGATGGACACACCGGAAACCGACCCCGAAACCTGGCTGCTTGTGAGGCACCGCGATGAgcgtgatggcctcttgttgtccaccccccGAGAGGTGGAAGGTGATCATGGCTTGGGGGAGTTACGGGCGAACAAGGTGAATGAAAAAGACGtggctcaggtaaatgaatgtttaagaagtgacagtcgggggtgggggtgtgtaatgggggagggtgcgggggggggctaggaaccagggattgtgtaaatcaaaaaccaagcagtggggtgcttatgctgtttctttttttgaaaaaatctctCAACAGCTCGATGATGCCTTTCTGGAGGCCTTTGAGAACTTACACATTGGTAGCCCTGTGGGAGTAAATGTatcatgcatcagctgtttttgctcatgtctgagacacagatctcaagaggaaaaggacaaaatggaagaatgaaccagcaCAGACACCCTCATGTTAGGAGTCATGGCGTCCATTTTTACAGGCGGTTGTAAAAGGTTGTGTTAAACCAGGcgattaataaaacttatttaaatgtgttcATATGAAtgttgtcccccaccctcacttgtgTTAGTAAAAGATGGTACCAGTAACAGTCATGTCTCCACAGGCgtctctgttaaagaaaatatattacacccctggggaagttgggagctttggcagggtgaaccctctttttcaagtggccaaaaagcatagtaaaactttaaatagaagacaagtaacagcttggctttcagaccaggatgcttaTACTTTACACAAACTGGCTCGAAtacgttttaaaagaaacaagaccattgtTTCGGATGTGGATGCAcaatggcaggcagatttggtggatatgcaccagttctccaaacacaacagcaattttaagtacatcttaaCAGTGGTAGACATTCTATCCAAACATGCCTGGGCCTTAGGCCTAAGGGACAAGACGAGCGGGGAGGTAACCAaggcctttaaagctatttttagcgAAGGGTGCgtgcctcaaaaattacaaaccgattgggggaaagaatttttaaataaaccctTAAGCAGATTGTTAAAGGGGGATGGCGttcaccattttgttactaataatgaagtcaaagcagGGGTCGTGGAGTGATTtaacagcactttaaaaactaggatgtggagatattttacagcCAATAACACCTTTCGCTACATCGATGTGTTACCTGactttataaagagttacaaccagagctttcacagaactatacATACCAGACCCGCTGATGTTAACCCTTCAAATTCTctgaaggtatggaaaatggtttatggcgatggttttaaaataaaaccggttGTTGCCCCTTTTAGAAAAGGCGACCACGTGAGActatctaaaaccaaaggagcttttgaaaaaggttatGAACAGACATTTACCGATGAGATATTCatagtggatgaagccttaaccAGGGGTCAGAGACCTGTATACCCATTAAAAGACTGTGAGGGTGAGACAGTTACTGgatctttttaccctgaagaattacaaaaagtaaaccccaaacgagacaggatttacaggattgaaaaagttctagcggagaaaggaaaagggagaaaaaagcaactactggtgaaatggttggagtggctgataagtttaacagctgggtgaaagcttctcaactctgtgacatttagacacaaacaaacaaaagttattcCTCCCCTCAAAGACAGAGAAGATGAGCGACGGCGGGTTTTACCTTACTTTGCCCAGCAAcgccagctctgcagtttttccccaaaacaccagcTCGAACTTTACAATACGGCTAATTAAGCGCTTGGATCTCCGGGGTCCCTGGGAGGTGTGGTTAGTGGAAATACAATACCCGCACAGCTGGAACACTATCAACGAAGACACCCCTTTTGAAGTCACCTTTGGAGATATGGCATGGAGTTTCATCCTACGACGAGGTTATTACGCGTCCATACCCGAATTACTGGATCATATGAACAGTATCATAGCTCGTCACCCCGGACCGCCTGAGATGATCATGAACTACGACCCTGTGGGtagaaaaattagacttaaatCCGCCGCTTTTACTTATATGTTTTCTACCAGCGGGGAGCTAGCTAACATTCTGGGCTTGGGCCCCAAACACAGCGTCCAAAAATTCCCTTTCTCGGCAGACATTACAGGGGGTTTTAATTCCTTGTATCTGTACACGGATATCGTAGAACATCAGTTTGTGGGGGACTTTTCTGTTCCCCGTTACGTTGTGTCCCCGTCCAAGGAAGGAACAACGAGTTTGTCAAACACCACATCGACACCATTAccattgaaataaagacagatcagaaCAAAAGCGTCTCATTTCGCTTTGGCAAGGTGATCATCAAGCTACACCTGCGCCCCCGGAGAGAGCGAGTtttctaaaaaagcaaaacagtattATGGCGATCCTAAAAAATTACGGTGACCCCAACGTCTACAGAAACTATTACAAAGCCCAGGCGGGATACGCTCTTCCCGGATATCATGGGGCCCCCGTGATGTATGGGGCAGGCGTGCGTGGAATATTCCGTAGCCTCTTTCAAAAAGCCATACCACTTTTGAGGAGGGGGCTAGAGATTATTAAACCCCACGTAAAAACCGCCGCTCAAAACATAGCTAAAGACGTGGTAGTCATGTCTCCCGcgctgttctggagaaggtggggaacacAGCTTCACAAGAAGGATCggggctgatgtacattaaaaggaggaagaagagaaagagaaatgcgtCATACCTGCGACGCGCAGGTCCCCcaaaaccctttaaaagaagggctttgacccGCAGGGTTGGCCATAAgcgaaagtccaagaggaagcctGGGCGAAAGAGGAAACACTCACCGGCTGATACGagagatatattttaatcaacatgGCTTTCGTTCACTGCGGGTCTGAAGAATGCACCAAATCCGAACTAGACTTGTTCCAAATAGCCCCTACGCAGACCAGCACTGAGAAAAGCATCTACATCGAGGTGCCACCTCTGTCGGCCGTTACGGAGTCTGCCCCCCGTTGACTTTTTTATAGCAGGGAATGGCgtagattatatggatttaaacaacatactgctgtacctgtgttgcaagattgtaaaaggagACAGAACTGAGCTCGACGCGGACGCAGAGGtgggcctggtgaattacccAGTGGCCTCTATTTTTAGTCAGCTGGATGTCACGCTCGGAGACCGCCTTGtaagccaaagcaacaactgttacCCTTACAGGGCCTTTATAGAATCGGTGCTCAGTTACAGCAACGACACCCTCACCATGCAATTTTCCGCTggcctcttttacaaagacactgcCGGACAACAGGAAGACACAGACTTGGATGGCGAGAATCTAGGGTTTGTGAGGCGTGCAAAGCTGACCGCTCAAAGCAGAACAGTAGAGCTTCTGGGTCATCTACACAGCGACCtgtttttttcaagaaaaactattgttgaacggagtggatgtgaaaattaaactgacgCATGGGCAGCGGAACCGAAGGCTTTAAACTACGCATTCTATCAGCATCCCTTTTTGTGAACAAAGTATGGGTGGCCCCGAGCGTTCGTCTGGGGCATGCCGAGGCCCTGCTTACCGTTAATGCCAAATACGCCGTGGACcgtgtgggaatgaaagtgtttagcatccCTGCGGGCAGCAGGGTCAGTAACCAGGAGAACCTGTTCTTGGGACAGTTACCCAAAATGCTTGTCCTGGGGTTCGTGGATAACGATGCCTTAAGCGGAAATTacgctaaaaatccctttcattttaagcattacgatattaattttgtggccttgtatGTGGACGGTGAGCAGATACCGACCAAGCCTCTGCAACCAGACTTCGAGGCAGGACGCTGCGTGAAAGAATACATGAATCTGGCACAGACGGCCggtaaacacatgaaagatcgttctctgttaatcgaccgtgaggagtttgcacagggttacaccaTGTTTGCCTTTGACCTGTCCCCCGACCAGGAATGCGCTGATCACTATTTCCTGATTAAAACCGGGAACCTAAGAGCAGAAATTCGTTTTGGGAAGGCTTTAACCATTACCGTCAATATGATCGTGTGTGGGGTTTTTGACAACGTCATagagataaatcagaggagaaatgttctgtttgactaCATGTGAACATGGACACCGTGCAGCTCTCACGTGTCTTATCAACGGACCCTTACACAAAAAAGAATTTCTTAGATGTGTTTCCCTGCGATTGGCTCCCTGGCAGCAAGC encodes:
- the LOC122466530 gene encoding uncharacterized protein F54H12.2-like, producing MGSGTEGFKLRILSASLFVNKVWVAPSVRLGHAEALLTVNAKYAVDRVGMKVFSIPAGSRVSNQENLFLGQLPKMLVLGFVDNDALSGNYAKNPFHFKHYDINFVALYVDGEQIPTKPLQPDFEAGRCVKEYMNLAQTAGKHMKDRSLLIDREEFAQGYTMFAFDLSPDQECADHYFLIKTGNLRAEIRFGKALTITVNMIVCGVFDNVIEINQRRNVLFDYM